The Acropora muricata isolate sample 2 unplaced genomic scaffold, ASM3666990v1 scaffold_712, whole genome shotgun sequence genome window below encodes:
- the LOC136906412 gene encoding uncharacterized protein — translation MLEIERQKAEIEHRKLQIEAERLSLEKEKLKKKLEVETAKQGIKSNTVKLPKLDFNKFGGELLKWQDFWDSFESAIHSNASLNPVEKMNYLRAKLEGEAEEVISGLTLTNANYEEAIRLLQNRFGQNEIIINAHYSSLMDMPSSSSSTSALRTSYDSIEKHLRSLQALGEDLDLH, via the coding sequence ATGCTGGAAATCGAGCGACAAAAAGCCGAAATTGAACACCGAAAGTTACAAATTGAAGCAGAGAGACTAAgcctggaaaaagaaaaactaaagaaGAAACTTGAAGTAGAAACTGCGAAACAAGGTATAAAAAGTAACACTGTAAAATTGCCGAAGCTTGATTTCAATAAATTTGGTGGGGAACTACTGAAGTGGCAGGATTTCTGGGATTCATTTGAATCTGCAATACACTCGAACGCCTCGCTTAACCCAGTCGAGAAAATGAATTACCTAAGAGCTAAATTAGAGGGAGAAGCTGAAGAAGTAATCTCAGGATTAACCTTGACAAATGCCAATTATGAAGAAGCAATCAGACTATTGCAAAACCGctttggtcaaaatgaaatcaTCATCAATGCTCATTACAGTAGTCTCATGGATATGCCTTCTTCGTCAAGTAGTACATCAGCCTTACGTACAAGCTATGATTCAATCGAGAAACACCTCAGATCATTACAAGCCCTGGGAGAAGATCTGGATTTGCACTAA
- the LOC136906413 gene encoding zinc finger protein 862-like, which translates to MRRQNGVLKKIKDDVPHLIEMHCVAHRLELAILDAFKGESILTELKDLLQGIYKHYHYSPKALRELNELAQVQQLSVLKRVSVLGTRWTPHLHQALKVFLQNFTVIYTHFENTAASAAMQGRAPKTTKQMSDFKQVLFMHFMLDTLDVVSRLSLVMQKDAVTLAEVKDSIERTSLSIQAMVARPGAKLSHFLEVVANGNQFKGVELNRQDGDIATFNLIKQRVIGSMVAYLNARFANVSTNDVIAAFDIFNTSLWPDSDEELALYGEQEVNTLVGHFKLLLERNDFDSELVNQEWHELKVCIKNNHSQLKMLPM; encoded by the coding sequence atgagaagacaaaatggaGTACTCAAGAAAATCAAAGATGATGTTCCACACCTCATTGAAATGCACTGTGTGGCACACAGATTAGAGCTTGCAATACTTGATGCATTTAAGGGCGAGAGCATTTTAACAGAACTGAAGGATCTTCTTCAAGGCATTTATAAGCATTATCACTACTCTCCAAAGGCTCTACGAGAACTAAATGAGCTAGCCcaagttcaacaacttagcgtACTGAAGCGTGTGAGTGTACTTGGTACAAGATGGACCCCCCATCTTCACCAGGCACTGAAGGTATTCCTTCAAAACTTTACAGTCATCTACACACATTTTGAAAACACAGCAGCCAGTGCTGCAATGCAAGGACGAGCCCCAAAAACTACCAAACAGATGTCTGACTTCAAACAGGTGCTTTTTATGCACTTTATGCTTGACACACTTGATGTTGTAAGTCGTCTTAGCCTGGTAATGCAGAAAGATGCAGTCACTTTAGCAGAGGTGAAGGATTCTATTGAACGCACATCCTTGTCTATCCAAGCTATGGTGGCGAGACCTGGTGCAAAGCTCTCACACTTTCTGGAAGTTGTGGCAAATGGTAACCAGTTCAAAGGTGTTGAACTTAACAGACAAGATGGAGATATTGCTACCTTCAATCTGATTAAACAAAGAGTAATTGGCTCCATGGTTGCTTATCTCAACGCTAGGTTTGCTAATGTGAGCACTAATGATGTTATTGCTGCTTTCGATATCTTCAACACTAGTCTGTGGCCTGATAGTGATGAAGAGCTGGCACTGTATGGGGAGCAAGAAGTGAATACTCTTGTTGGACATTTCAAGCTATTACTCGAAAGAAATGACTTTGATTCAGAATTGGTTAATCAAGAATGGCACGAACTCAAAGTTTGTATCAAGAATAATCATAGCCAATTGAAGATGCTTCCCATGTGA